In one Zalophus californianus isolate mZalCal1 chromosome 10, mZalCal1.pri.v2, whole genome shotgun sequence genomic region, the following are encoded:
- the TTC24 gene encoding tetratricopeptide repeat protein 24, with product MSFSNPEDAPQEPEPEPSTSKKKKKRKQPQQEASVQALTRAGHGALLAGRNHEALTSFQRAFILASEAPQTRDTPVLRACAFNLGAAYVETGDPARGLELLLRAQPQEKAQGGCHGDQCFNVALAYQALGKLPQALAWYHRALGHYRPLGDEGQAQAKMGACYQALGQPELAVHCLQEASRAYAQAGQPQAAALAAGAVAGCMLESGQHGVAEVLQVLEESQRLAERSPERGLLGQLYNDLGLTYSQLRLFPLAAEAFLRALPLCRGPGEEATVLRNLGTAHSALGNYQEARDLHQKAADLHGSVGQRREQGWSFGSLAFALSQLGDHRAARDSYLHALQAARDTGDTKGQWQACEGLGAAAARLGQHDQALRYYKEALARSQKEPDSVRDRLVAKLADAMRTHLAQAGLVPTYTPTSALGRPQAPGAARPPARAGRGRAEVLCRSSRVWEEEECMEGQEEREDQPPPDVPVVSWAQRLECPGPGAHLLLGGQGPLQMEQPGIPVPGGPKANRSSSWPRETPCRNPQRRPTESGFCVIM from the exons ATGTCTTTCTCCAACCCTGAGGATGCCCCCCAAGAGCCTGAGCCTGAACCCTCAACctccaagaagaaaaagaagagaaagcagccACAGCAAGAGGCCAGCGTCCAAGCCCTCACCAGGGCTGGCCACGGAGCCCTACTGGCTGGCCGGAACCACGAAGCTTTGACCAGCTTCCAGAGGGCCTTCATCCTGGCCTCTGAGGCCCCACAAACTCGGGACACCCCTGTTCTCCGGGCCTGTGCCTTCAACCTGGGGGCCGCCTACGTGGAGACTGGGGACCCAGCCAGAGGCCTTGAGCTGCTCCTGCGAGCCCAACCTCAAGAGAAGGCGCAGGGCGGGTGTCATGGTGACCAGTGTTTCAACGTGGCTTTGGCCTACCAGGCCCTGGGCAAACTGCCTCAAGCTTTGGCTTGGTACCACAGGGCCCTGGGTCACTACCGGCCACTCGGCGACGAGGGGCAAGCCCAGGCAAAAATGGGAGCCTGCTACCAGGCTCTGGGACAGCCTGAGCTAGCAGTCCACTGTCTGCAGGAGGCTAGCCGGGCCTATGCCCAAGCAGGGCAGCCCCAGGCTGCAGCCCTGGCCGCGGGGGCTGTGGCGGGGTGTATGCTGGAGAGCGGGCAGCATGGGGTGGCTGAAGTGCTGCAGGTGCTGGAGGAGAGCCAGAGGCTTGCCGAGAGGAGCCCTGAGCGGGGACTGCTGG GGCAGCTCTATAACGACCTCGGCCTGACCTACTCCCAGCTCCGACTGTTCCCGCTAGCAGCAGAGGCCTTCCTGCGGGCCCTGCCCCTGTGCCGGGGGCCAGGAGAGGAGGCCACGGTGCTGAGAAACCTCGGGACGGCCCACAGTGCCCTCGGCAACTATCAGGAAGCCCGGGACCTTCACCAGAAGGCCGCTGACCTGCACG GCTCTGTGGGGCAGCGGCGGGAGCAGGGCTGGAGCTTCGGCAGCCTAGCATTTGCACTGAGCCAGCTGGGGGACCACAGAGCAGCCCGAGACAGCTATCTGCACGCCCTACAGGCTGCCCGGGACACCG GGGACACGAAGGGGCAGTGGCAGGCCTGCGAGGGGCTGGGAGCTGCAGCAGCCAGACTGGGGCAGCACGACCAGGCCTTGCGGTACTATAAGGAAGCGCTGGCCCGGAGTCAg AAGGAGCCAGACTCTGTGCGGGATCGGCTGGTGGCCAAGCTGGCAGACGCCATGAGGACCCACTTGGCCCAGGCTGGGCTTGTCCCCACGTACACCCCG ACTTCAGCGCTGGGGAGGCCCCAGGCTCCAGGTGCCGCCAGGCCCCCAGCCAgggcgggaaggggcagagcagaAGTGCTGTGcag GTCTTCGCGTGTGTGGGAAGAAGAAGAGTGCATGGAgggccaggaggagagagaggaccAGCCGCCACCTGATGTCCCCGTGGTGTCTTGGGCACAGAGACTGGAGT GTCCAGGACCTGGGGCCCATCTCCTGCTGGGAGGCCAAGGCCCCCTCCAAATGGAGCAACCTGGCATTCCGGTACCCGGTGGCCCCAAAGCCAATAG gTCGTCCAGCTGGCCCAGGGAAACCCCTTGCAGAAACCCTCAGAGGAGACCCACGGAGTCTGGCTTCTGTGTGATCATGTGA